Proteins from one Telopea speciosissima isolate NSW1024214 ecotype Mountain lineage chromosome 1, Tspe_v1, whole genome shotgun sequence genomic window:
- the LOC122644021 gene encoding AT-hook motif nuclear-localized protein 9-like, with amino-acid sequence MDGRDAMALPGSSSYYNMLQQQRGVAGSGPGAQTGLHGPPGFRPLSSPTMPMQSNIGGSSAGSTFQVEPSSAISPHSGNVSVSGPTGVSQGEPVRRKRGRPRKYGTDGTVSLALSPLSSSAPPASSTAPSQKRGRGRPPGTGRKQQLASLGEWLSGSAGMGFTPHIITISVGEDIATKIMSFSQQGPRAVCILSANGTVSTVTLRQPSTSGGTVTYEGRFEILCLSGSYMLTDNGGSRSRTGGLSISLSSPDGRVIGGGVGGMLIAASPVQVIVGSFVYGGSKSKNKTGAGAQSEPDSDLQTGDKSGAPSNQTLTPTSMSGWPGSRPVDMRNSHIDIDLTRG; translated from the exons ATGGATGGGAGAGATGCCATGGCGTTACCTGGGTCTTCATCGTATTATAATATGCTGCAGCAGCAGAGAGGAGTAGCAGGGTCAGGACCTGGAGCTCAGACTGGGTTGCATGGACCGCCTGGTTTTCGTCCATTGTCTAGTCCAACCATGCCGATGCAATCAAATATTGGTGGCAGTTCTGCTGGATCGACATTTCAAGTAGAGCCTTCGTCGGCCATTTCACCTCATAGCGGTAACGTGAGTGTTTCAGGTCCAACTGGGGTTTCGCAAGGAGAGCCTGTTCGGAGGAAAAGGGGTAGACCTCGGAAGTACGGCACTGATGGCACCGTATCATTGGCGTTATCTCCCTTGTCCTCCTCTGCTCCTCCAGCCTCTTCAACCGCACCATCTCAGAAGCGGGGTAGAGGGCGGCCTCCGGGGACTGGCAGGAAGCAACAATTAGCTTCTCTTG GTGAATGGCTCTCTGGTTCTGCTGGAATGGGTTTTACTCCACATATCATCACAATTTCAGTAGGGGAG GACATTGCTACAAAAATAATGTCATTTTCACAACAAGGGCCAAGGGCTGTATGCATTCTTTCAGCCAATGGCACTGTGTCTACGGTGACACTTCGTCAACCTTCAACTTCTGGAGGGACTGTCACATATGAG GGTCGTTTCGAGATATTATGTTTATCAGGATCTTATATGCTCACTGACAATGGGGGATCCCGCAGCCGAACTGGTGGTCTTAGTATCTCCCTTTCCAGTCCTGATGGCCGTGTTATTGGTGGTGGAGTTGGAGGAATGCTTATCGCAGCAAGCCCAGTTCAG GTGATAGTGGGTAGTTTTGTCTACGGCGGTTCAAAATCGAAGAACAAGACAGGAGCAGGTGCACAGTCGGAGCCAGATTCTGATCTACAAACCGGTGATAAATCGGGTGCCCCTTCCAATCAAACTCTGACCCCTACTTCGATGAGTGGGTGGCCAGGATCTCGGCCGGTGGATATGAGGAATTCCCACATCGACATTGACTTGACACGTGGATGA